A single Mercenaria mercenaria strain notata chromosome 9, MADL_Memer_1, whole genome shotgun sequence DNA region contains:
- the LOC128559544 gene encoding uncharacterized protein LOC128559544 translates to MRNYFCILLVTAGIQLIYAQQLQKVPRNLSALAAKLHHDPDIQTKIYRLSRDDQQVANSFNRTLEADGSKIHTEKNRLVNTSNPTDVKVDTLRKTLKAMRDSVTSLQRYIITLEKDYHSSIEAVNGRKKQHDTNIQTTKQTLETIQTEISSLEHLIKALDESIGTIEQISRDCESRGTLEQSSRYLDIQAKNLRSAARQKRDNGIFGGVTSGVIGDVIDEIGRVIGGIFGVALVPYTGGASLEIATAATGNHVGVNLIVTDDCNINARRIREKRQQAQTVRTKQESQIKTLQTSSDKLQQAADGLQGASSYLCSSLDVYNDLLRALRNMDTALKDTELQSNSFVIIQNAFARYPEALGAKSQHYLDKLKEKWVMLEKIFVQHGAKASLT, encoded by the exons CAGTTGCAGAAAGTTCCAAGAAATCTCTCAGCACTAGCTGCCAAACTACATCATGATCCAGACATTCAGACTAAAATTTACAGACTTTCACGTGATGATCAGCAGGTTGCGAATTCGTTCAATCGCACGCTAGAAGCTGATGGTAGTAAGATACACACGGAAAAAAATCGACTTGTAAATACAAGTAATCCAACAGACGTGAAAGTAGACACATTGAGAAAAACACTAAAAGCAATGAGGGATTCAGTGACATCCTTACAAAGATATATAATAACACTAGAAAAAGACTATCACAGTAGCATAGAAGCTGTCAATGGTAGAAAGAAACAACATGACACAAACATACAGACAACAAAGCAAACACTAGAAACAATCCAAACGGAAATATCGAGCTTAGAACATTTAATAAAAGCACTTGATGAAAGCATAGGCACAATTGAACAAATTTCAAGAGATTGTGAAAGCAGAGGCACACTTGAACAAAGTTCAAGATATTTAGATATCCAAGCGAAGAATCTTAGAAGTGCAGCAAGGCAGAAGAGAGATAATGGGATATTTGGTGGTGTAACTAGTGGTGTAATTGGTGATGTAATTGATGAAATTGGCCGTGTAATTGGAGGAATTTTCGGCGTTGCTTTAGTCCCGTATACAG gTGGAGCAAGTTTAGAAATCGCTACAGCTGCTACTGGAAATCATGTTGGTGTCAATCTTATTGTCACTGATGATTGTAATATAAATGCGCGACGTATCAGAGAGAAGCGGCAGCAAGCACAAACTGTTAGGACAAAACAAGAATCTCAAATTAAAACACTTCAGACAAGTTCAG ATAAACTACAACAGGCGGCTGACGGTCTTCAGGGTGCAAGCAGTTACCTTTGCTCATCACTTGACGTTTACAATGATTTACTGCGAGCTCTTAGG AACATGGATACAGCGTTGAAAGATACAGAACTGCAAAGCAACTCCTTTGTGATAATACAGAACGCGTTTGCTCGTTATCCGGAAGCTTTAGGAGCCAAGTCACAGCATTATCTTGATAAGCTTAAG GAGAAGTGGGTAATGCTGGAGAAAATATTTGTGCAACACGGGGCAAAGGCCAGTCTGACATAG
- the LOC123547256 gene encoding uncharacterized protein LOC123547256, whose product MDFLFCGLMQKCPVIDLYQKPEVFLREENKNNEQFRFCTLDMAQLLVIPPRLHVLSSKLKRDRDIQKQINDIARKARTAAESFKSAISKEGSAVLLQKTLFITSSSNDISIADMQRALNAATQALTATSDIVVSLQRDIHSSIEICRGRKGHYESELDTILSRISNMWTEIESLEVIITIHEDEATSLSVEAVELNKRVYDMKKAAKKKRKHVETTGLIGGIVGLALAPFTGGTSLALATAATGISAAVNLPRADTYEKTASRLHNDAERKTVKVEELTSQKSELMKQKSSLESEMGPVQSRTESLTEASNVLQQVTSFLLPTIHAIDVLLHAFQDMSTAIEDASLQNNSFEIIRLAFSSTPKRIEGRSSPYLDRLMEKWEQLEGILLQHGAQNFQLK is encoded by the exons atggACTTCTTGTTTTGTGGTCTTATGCAAAAATGTCCGGTGATAGACTTGTATCAGAAACCGGAAGTGTTTTTACGGGAAGAAAATAAGAATAATGAACAATTCAGATTCTGTACTCTGGATATGGCG CAACTTCTAGTAATTCCGCCACGCTTACACGTTCTGTCATCTAAACTTAAACGTGATCGAGATATACAGAAACAGATAAATGACATAGCAAGAAAAGCCAGAACGGCTGCGGAATCGTTCAAATCTGCGATTTCTAAAGAAGGAAGTGCAGTTTTACTTCAGAAAACATTGTTCATAACAAGCTCATCAAACGATATCAGTATTGCAGATATGCAACGCGCCTTAAATGCTGCAACACAAGCGTTGACTGCAACAAGCGACATTGTTGTCAGCCTGCAAAGAGACATTCATAGCAGCATTGAAATTTGTAGAGGTCGAAAAGGTCATTATGAATCAGAACTGGACACTATTCTGTCAAGAATATCTAACATGTGGACTGAAATAGAAAGTCTTGAGGTCATTATCACAATACATGAGGATGAAGCGACATCATTATCTGTAGAGGCAGTGGAACTTAACAAAAGGGTGTACGATATGAAGAAAGCTGCCAAAAAGAAGAGAAAACATGTTGAAACAACTGGTCTCATTGGCGGAATTGTTGGACTTGCACTGGCTCCTTTTACAG gtgGAACAAGTTTAGCTCTGGCCACTGCAGCTACAGGTATTAGTGCTGCGGTTAATTTGCCCCGCGCTGATACGTATGAGAAAACTGCTTCTAGGCTACACAATGACGCCGAGAGGAAAACAGTAAAGGTTGAAGAACTCACGTCTCAGAAATCAGAgttgatgaaacaaaaatctTCTCTTGAATCTGAAATGGGACCAGTTCAGTCCAGAACAG AAAGTTTGACAGAGGCATCTAATGTCCTTCAGCAAGTGACAAGCTTCCTGCTCCCAACAATCCATGCCATTGATGTTCTTCTGCATGCTTTCCAG GACATGAGCACAGCAATTGAGGACGCATCACTACAAAACAATTCGTTTGAAATTATTCGACTTGCGTTTTCAAGCACACCCAAGCGCATTGAGGGTCGTTCATCGCCGTACCTCGATCGGCTTatg gaAAAATGGGAACAGTTGGAAGGAATATTGCTACAACATGGAGCTCAGAATTTTCAGTTGAAGTAA
- the LOC123547255 gene encoding uncharacterized protein LOC123547255 isoform X2: MAVPLQSISSRLQTLSSKLRRDPDIQMQIKCISKNAATTAESFKSALSKEGGNILLQKTLLLTGNSGEANITDLQSALKVGKEALCVTRKNITCIQTNIRNTGDICSTRIAGYESDLSAVLTKISSASAEIDNLWANISTYEDEAAAASSEAFDLQERAAFKKKAAEQARHNANLIGIVGGLVGTALAPFTGGQSLAMASAATNLKESDLEKETDEMEKNASRLYNEAEKYSREARKLKLQKSELKRKRAILDAEMGHIQIGIDSVKDAANVLRQVSSFLLPTFNTMDSLLQAFQDMDTALDDVCQQSNPYDIIKNAFAIHPKTKDGCSQLYLKKVGDKWKQLEALLLQHGVQSL, from the exons ATGGCTGTG CCATTACAAAGTATCTCGTCGCGACTCCAGACCCTGTCGTCAAAACTAAGGCGTGATCCCGATATCCAAATGcaaataaaatgcatttcaaaGAATGCTGCAACCACAGCTGAATCTTTTAAATCTGCTTTAAGCAAAGAGGGCGGTAACATTTTGCTACAGAAAACATTACTTTTGACTGGAAACTCAGGCGAAGCAAACATTACTGATTTGCAGAGTGCCTTAAAAGTTGGGAAGGAGGCGTTGTGTGTAACGAGGAAAAATATCACTTGTATCCAAACGAACATTCGTAATACCGGTGATATATGTAGTACACGTATAGCGGGTTACGAGTCCGACCTTTCGGCCGTGCTAACTAAAATTTCCAGCGCAAGTGCGGAAATTGATAATCTCTGGGCTAATATTTCAACATACGAGGACGAAGCAGCTGCAGCATCGTCAGAAGCATTCGACTTACAGGAAAGGgctgcatttaagaaaaaagcTGCGGAACAAGCCAGACACAATGCTAATTTAATAGGTATTGTTGGTGGACTAGTTGGAACTGCGCTAGCCCCTTTTACAG GAGGACAGAGCTTGGCTATGGCATCAGCAGCCACAAATTTGAAAGAGTCAGATCTTGAAAAAGAAACAGATGAGATGGAGAAAAATGCAAGTCGTCTGTATAATGAAGCAGAAAAGTACTCAAGAGAGGCCAGGAAGCTGAAATTACAAAAATCAGAGTTAAAGAGAAAAAGAGCAATCCTGGATGCAGAAATGGGACACATTCAAATAGGCATAG ACAGTGTGAAAGACGCTGCTAATGTCCTGCGGCAGGTTTCAAGTTTCCTACTTCCTACTTTTAATACCATGGATAGTCTTCttcaggcttttcag gaCATGGATACAGCTTTAGATGACGTCTGTCAACAGAGTAATCCCTACGACATAATTAAAAATGCATTTGCCATACACCCTAAAACGAAAGACGGATGTTCGCAGTTGTATTTAAAGAAAGTTGGG gacAAGTGGAAGCAACTTGAAGCACTGCTGTTACAGCATGGTGTGCAGAGCTTGTAG
- the LOC123547255 gene encoding uncharacterized protein LOC123547255 isoform X1: MASAISQDKPLQSISSRLQTLSSKLRRDPDIQMQIKCISKNAATTAESFKSALSKEGGNILLQKTLLLTGNSGEANITDLQSALKVGKEALCVTRKNITCIQTNIRNTGDICSTRIAGYESDLSAVLTKISSASAEIDNLWANISTYEDEAAAASSEAFDLQERAAFKKKAAEQARHNANLIGIVGGLVGTALAPFTGGQSLAMASAATNLKESDLEKETDEMEKNASRLYNEAEKYSREARKLKLQKSELKRKRAILDAEMGHIQIGIDSVKDAANVLRQVSSFLLPTFNTMDSLLQAFQDMDTALDDVCQQSNPYDIIKNAFAIHPKTKDGCSQLYLKKVGDKWKQLEALLLQHGVQSL; the protein is encoded by the exons ATGGCATCTGCGATTTCCCAGGATAAA CCATTACAAAGTATCTCGTCGCGACTCCAGACCCTGTCGTCAAAACTAAGGCGTGATCCCGATATCCAAATGcaaataaaatgcatttcaaaGAATGCTGCAACCACAGCTGAATCTTTTAAATCTGCTTTAAGCAAAGAGGGCGGTAACATTTTGCTACAGAAAACATTACTTTTGACTGGAAACTCAGGCGAAGCAAACATTACTGATTTGCAGAGTGCCTTAAAAGTTGGGAAGGAGGCGTTGTGTGTAACGAGGAAAAATATCACTTGTATCCAAACGAACATTCGTAATACCGGTGATATATGTAGTACACGTATAGCGGGTTACGAGTCCGACCTTTCGGCCGTGCTAACTAAAATTTCCAGCGCAAGTGCGGAAATTGATAATCTCTGGGCTAATATTTCAACATACGAGGACGAAGCAGCTGCAGCATCGTCAGAAGCATTCGACTTACAGGAAAGGgctgcatttaagaaaaaagcTGCGGAACAAGCCAGACACAATGCTAATTTAATAGGTATTGTTGGTGGACTAGTTGGAACTGCGCTAGCCCCTTTTACAG GAGGACAGAGCTTGGCTATGGCATCAGCAGCCACAAATTTGAAAGAGTCAGATCTTGAAAAAGAAACAGATGAGATGGAGAAAAATGCAAGTCGTCTGTATAATGAAGCAGAAAAGTACTCAAGAGAGGCCAGGAAGCTGAAATTACAAAAATCAGAGTTAAAGAGAAAAAGAGCAATCCTGGATGCAGAAATGGGACACATTCAAATAGGCATAG ACAGTGTGAAAGACGCTGCTAATGTCCTGCGGCAGGTTTCAAGTTTCCTACTTCCTACTTTTAATACCATGGATAGTCTTCttcaggcttttcag gaCATGGATACAGCTTTAGATGACGTCTGTCAACAGAGTAATCCCTACGACATAATTAAAAATGCATTTGCCATACACCCTAAAACGAAAGACGGATGTTCGCAGTTGTATTTAAAGAAAGTTGGG gacAAGTGGAAGCAACTTGAAGCACTGCTGTTACAGCATGGTGTGCAGAGCTTGTAG